The candidate division KSB1 bacterium nucleotide sequence ACTTACTAAGAAGAATATTTAGCCCTTCGGCGATTTGGGTGGCATAATCCAGAACCTCCGGCAGGGGCACAAAATTTTGTGCCCCTGCGATTTCCTTCAATTCCTTGCCTTCGATATATTCCATGACGATAAACATCTCGTCATCCACCTCTTCGATGGCGTAAATCGTGGCGATATTCGGGTGATTTAGTGCCGCGGCAGCTTGCGCCTCGATTTTGAATCGCGCACGTTCCTCTTTGTAGACGACGCCCATGCTGCCGTCGCCCAGCTTGTCGAGGATTTTATAGTGGAGAATTGTTTTGCCAATCCATTGTCCCAAAACCGTTCCCCTTAAAAAATGAAAGAAATTTTGGCCGGAGAAAAATCGGAAATTGTAAGGAATTAAACGAAATAGAAAAGCCCAAACAAGGGAAAAGTTGAAGTGTGAGCCCGACTGGTGGCTTTAGGCAGTTTTAACTTTTTTCAGGGGAACTACATTACCGCGATCGGCTACGGTAATTTTTTTCTCTTCACGTTTAGGACGCGCGTTAAC carries:
- a CDS encoding protein kinase, which produces MGVVYKEERARFKIEAQAAAALNHPNIATIYAIEEVDDEMFIVMEYIEGKELKEIAGAQNFVPLPEVLDYATQIAEGLNILLSKC